The following are encoded in a window of Nitrospira sp. genomic DNA:
- a CDS encoding PqqD family protein, translating into MKRKTDFIMQNVAGENLLVPLGARMMDLNGLITLNDTAACVWELLAQERTLAELASAVAERFDVTPELARDDVQTFMDEIAKMGLLES; encoded by the coding sequence ATGAAACGCAAAACAGATTTTATAATGCAAAACGTCGCTGGCGAAAATCTCCTGGTGCCGCTCGGGGCGCGGATGATGGACCTGAACGGCCTCATCACCCTGAACGATACAGCGGCCTGCGTGTGGGAATTGCTGGCGCAAGAGCGCACGCTGGCTGAACTGGCCAGCGCCGTGGCGGAGCGCTTCGACGTGACCCCCGAACTCGCCCGCGACGACGTACAGACCTTCATGGACGAGATCGCCAAGATGGGGCTTTTGGAGTCATGA